One Rosa chinensis cultivar Old Blush chromosome 5, RchiOBHm-V2, whole genome shotgun sequence genomic region harbors:
- the LOC112202930 gene encoding G-type lectin S-receptor-like serine/threonine-protein kinase At1g61490 — protein sequence MQLGSVTLFFLFIFSLLLSQHGAEVYNITPSHPLSEGETLVSPGLIFELGFFSPNSSGNKYVGIWHKDIFPRKVVWVANRDKPIAFIDTLASLRVDSNGSLELVDGKQNSVWSTNVTIQVSSSNTSLVAAVLSDDGNFVVKDVIGAGESIWQSFHHPGDTLLPNMMLGYDIKNRKSRFLTAWKSESDPSSGIYTITLGRRTDRPAQMIVWINGSIPFRRTGPWDKSKFIGIPDMDYRYLSGFKLDENAEEGTKYFSFNLPEKTLAYVDLSSQGKIKHMRSENGRNWSLKYESQQNPCNIYGACGAYGVCSVSRSPICKCLKGFVPKSDHEWSKGDWTGGCVRKTELFCERQTNKKSVPLQGKKDDNDGFWKIIRAKVPDYYQYITSLDLEDNFNDCKLQCLNNCSCLAYALVNNIGCLVWYKDLIDIQQFSKGGVDIYIRLARRELGEGKPIKLIACLTAIGLIIILVAIVFGLHRLRANQKESTPTSRDILREYIGKHGPSELLIYDFGTILTATDNFSITNKLGQGGFGLVYKGILQNGKEIVVKRLSSSTGQGIEEFKNEMLLISNLQHKNLVRMMGYCVKEDEKLLVYEFMPNKSLDTFLFDPMRRGELDWDRRFNIIQGIARGLLYLHHDSYVKVIHRDLKVSNILLDEKMNPKISDFGLARIVEGTHCLENTQKVVGTRGYMSPEYAMGGIFSEKSDVYSFGVLVLEIISSKKNNNFFLYEKQLGFLAHAWNFWSEGKGLELVDEVLGDSYSSSEVLKCVHIGLLCAQDNAADRPTMKDIALMLSSEKDGPQPKRPVFILQNSVSHPQPQYEHINSSMNEATITVIEGR from the exons ATGCAACTGGGTAGTgttactttgtttttcttattcatCTTCAGTTTGCTTCTGTCACAGCATGGCGCTGAAGTATATAACATAACTCCTTCGCACCCACTATCCGAGGGAGAAACTCTAGTCTCTCCTGGTCTAATATTCGAATTGGGCTTCTTCAGTCCTAATAGTTCTGGTAACAAGTATGTGGGAATATGGCACAAGGACATATTTCCACGAAAAGTAGTATGGGTAGCTAACAGAGATAAGCCTATTGCTTTTATAGACACCCTGGCTAGTTTGAGAGTTGACAGCAATGGGAGTCTGGAGCTTGTGGATGGGAAGCAGAATTCTGTTTGGTCAACCAATGTTACAATACAGGTTTCATCATCTAATACTAGTTTAGTTGCTGCAGTTCTTTCAGACGATGGAAACTTTGTTGTCAAAGATGTTATCGGAGCTGGTGAATCAATATGGCAGAGCTTTCATCATCCTGGTGACACTTTGCTACCAAACATGATGTTGGGATATgatattaaaaatagaaaaagccGTTTCTTAACTGCCTGGAAAAGTGAGAGTGATCCATCTAGTGGGATATATACAATTACACTCGGACGACGAACAGATAGGCCAGCACAAATGATTGTTTGGATTAATGGATCAATTCCCTTCAGGAGAACTGGGCCATGGGATAAATCAAAATTCATCGGCATCCCAGATATGGATTATCGATATCTTAGTGGATTTAAACTAGATGAAAATGCGGAAGAGGGAACAAAGTATTTCTCATTTAACTTACCAGAGAAAACTCTCGCATATGTAGACCTGTCTTCACAGGGAAAGATAAAGCATATGAGGTCAGAAAATGGTAGGAATTGGTCACTCAAGTACGAGTCACAACAGAATCCATGTAACATCTATGGAGCATGTGGGGCTTATGGGGTTTGTAGCGTTTCTAGATCTCCAATCTGCAAATGTTTGAAAGGGTTTGTACCAAAGTCAGACCATGAATGGAGCAAAGGAGACTGGACCGGTGGCTGTgtaaggaaaaccgaattgttCTGTGAGAGACAAACAAATAAGAAGTCAGTGCCATTGCAAGGAAAAAAAGATGATAATGATGGGTTTTGGAAGATCATACGGGCGAAAGTACCAGATTATTATCAGTATATTACATCTTTGGATCTTGAAGACAACTTCAATGACTGCAAGTTACAGTGCCTAAATAATTGTTCGTGCCTGGCTTATGCACTTGTTAATAATATCGGGTGTCTAGTCTGGTACAAAGACCTCATTGATATACAGCAATTTTCCAAGGGGGGAGTTGATATTTATATTCGCCTAGCACGCAGAGAACTAG GTGAAGGAAAGCCAATTAAGTTGATTGCTTGCCTTACAGCTATTGGTTTAATTATTATCTTGGTTGCCATAGTGTTCGGTTTACACAGGTTGCGAGCTAACCAAAAGG AATCGACTCCAACTTCTAGGGACATCCTTCGAGAATATATTGGAAAACATGGTCCATCAGAGCTATTGATCTATGATTTTGGTACCATATTAACTGCTACAGACAATTTCAGCATTACAAACAAACTCGGGCAAGGAGGTTTTGGTCTTGTTTATAAG GGTATACTACAAAATGGGAAGGAAATAGTTGTAAAAAGACTATCTAGTAGCACAGGACAAGGcattgaagagttcaagaatgaaATGTTGTTGATCTCCAATCTTCAACACAAAAATCTTGTAAGGATGATGGGTTACTGCGTTAAAGAGGATGAGAAATTACTGGTTTATGAGTTCATGCCAAACAAAAGCTTGGATACGTTTCTATTTG ATCCAATGAGGAGAGGAGAGCTTGATTGGGATAGACGCTTCAATATTATTCAGGGTATTGCTAGAGGACTTCTTTATCTCCATCATGATTCCTATGTGAAGGTAATACATAGAGATCTGAAAGTCAGCAACATTCTCTTGGATGAAAAAATGAAcccaaaaatttcagattttggattGGCACGAATAGTTGAAGGAACACATTGTCTAGAAAATACTCAAAAGGTTGTGGGAACACG TGGCTATATGTCTCCAGAATATGCCATGGGTGGGATATTTTCCGAAAAATCTGATGTCTACAGTTTTGGAGTTTTGGTACTGGAGATTATTAGCAGCAAGAAGAATAACAACTTCTTTTTATATGAGAAACAGCTAGGCTTTCTAGCCCAT gcatgGAACTTCTGGTCTGAAGGCAAGGGATTGGAATTGGTAGATGAAGTATTGGGTGATTCATATTCCTCATCAGAAGTATTGAAATGTGTGCACATTGGGCTTCTTTGTGCACAGGATAATGCTGCGGATAGGCCAACCATGAAGGATATAGCTTTAATGCTAAGTAGTGAGAAAGATGGTCCACAACCTAAGAGGCCTGTATTCATCTTGCAAAACTCAGTTTCTCATCCTCAACCGCAGTATGAACATATTAATTCCTCCATGAATGAAGCTACTATTACAGTGATTGAAGGACGATAA